One window from the genome of Pseudoalteromonas sp. '520P1 No. 423' encodes:
- a CDS encoding winged helix-turn-helix domain-containing protein: MNSGELIIDARKRIVSYHDKEIALTSAEFDLLWVLALNAVNIISREQLHLEIFRLEFDGFDRSIDLRISRLRKKLGDASKEPQFIKTIRNKGYLLAN; encoded by the coding sequence GTGAATTCAGGTGAGTTAATTATTGATGCTAGAAAGCGGATCGTTTCATATCATGACAAAGAAATTGCACTTACAAGCGCTGAATTTGATTTACTTTGGGTATTGGCATTAAATGCCGTTAATATTATTTCTAGAGAACAACTTCATTTAGAAATATTTAGACTTGAATTTGATGGATTTGATCGTTCAATTGATTTAAGAATATCTCGATTACGGAAAAAACTGGGTGATGCTTCCAAGGAACCTCAGTTCATTAAAACAATTAGAAATAAAGGCTACTTATTAGCGAATTAG
- a CDS encoding response regulator encodes MSENEKMLLRDDDDDDDDDDDDVELTSLIKQFLVMNGYEVEHHGEKTVLSILKHKPDLIVLDLMLPGVDGLTICSK; translated from the coding sequence ATGTCAGAAAATGAAAAAATGTTATTAAGAGATGATGATGATGATGATGATGATGATGATGATGATGTTGAATTAACATCTTTAATAAAGCAGTTCTTAGTCATGAATGGCTATGAAGTTGAACACCACGGTGAAAAAACAGTATTAAGTATACTTAAGCATAAACCTGATTTAATAGTGCTAGATTTAATGCTACCAGGCGTTGATGGTTTAACGATTTGTAGCAAGTGA